Within the Gadus chalcogrammus isolate NIFS_2021 chromosome 15, NIFS_Gcha_1.0, whole genome shotgun sequence genome, the region acacacacaggcacacagacatatGAACGTAcatgaaaacacatacacatacaggcacgcacgcacaaaatgaacacagaaaacaatgcatgcgcacacacacacacacacacacacacacacatacacacagacatatgaacgtacatgaaaacacatacacatacaggcacgcacgcacaaaatgaacacagaaaacaatgcatgcgcacacacacacacacacacacgcacacatacacacacacaaatacacacgcacaaatatagACACATTCATGCACTGTATGACCATACACACATAAAGCCATATGTACTACGTGCAAACACAAAGATatgtacaaagacacacacacacacacacacacacacacacacacacacacacacacacacacacacacacacacacacacacacacacacacacacacacacgatagtaACCCACTGATGATACCTACCACATTGTTCACTACGGTTTTTTCCCTCCCCCTAACCTAGTGACTATGCTAGGGTTTAGTGGCAGCGTGTTGGGTGGAGTGGTcaggtgatggggtggggggaggttacCTGGAGGTAGTAGTTGATGGACCCCCCAGAGCCCGTGTCTCTGTCCAGTGCCTGGACCTGGAAGAGGCTGCTTCCGGACTGGGCAGTCTGGGAGGGGACACGGGGAGATAATACAGGGTCACAGCATGTAGGGCATTGGGAACAATCACTCACGAGCTTCATGACCCCCTTCTGGCTCCAGGACtaagggttagggggggggggagttaatAGTCAAAAGGACGAAACACTGCAAATCAAGAAAATAAATAGGATGTctctaaataaatcaataaagaaCTATTCAAACATGCATATATTTGGAGTTGGATCGCTTACTTCTAGTACATTGACAATAGCCGGCATATTTTGGAATTCTGGTTTTTCATCGTTGGCATCCATCACAAACACTGTGACTCGTTCCACCACCTGTGGGGGACACCAGGGACACGCTTACCACTTAAAAGGTTCAGTCTAGGACAAAAACATGAAGTGAATGGATAATAACTGTGTAAATTACACTTCGACAGTTGATAACGACAATTGACCTAGACAAACAAATGTCTTCCATGTAGACCATTTAGCACATGGTCTACATGTGCTAcaaggtaaccctaaccctacaactGTACATCAATGGACCATATATGGTAAGCCTCAAACCATCAGTACATACCTTGCTTCTTCCATCAGTGACGCTGACGAGAACATCGATGGAATCTTGTTTCTACGAATAATGAAAACTAAATCAGAAATGCCTCAGTTTGGATCATTTAGAACAAAAGTACATGCACAAATGTTGGAGGAGGATAATTATTGAATCATCAAGAATCAAGAACATATCTGTTTGTATTTTTAAAAGCCTTTAATAAGGACCAAAACCGTAACCAGTCATCTAGGAAAATGTGAGAGGTTTACCTCTCGATCCAGCTTCTCCACCAAAGTAATGTTCCCAGAAACCGGGTCCACTCTGAAGTATTGTTTGGAGCCGGGGTCAAAGGCAAGGCCGTATCTCACCTCCTGGCCCTCGGGGTCTGTCCCGTTGAGAGAAtagatgtgtgtgcctgtggagAGAATTCAGGATCATCCTTCAATACTCTGCACTCGTATATATAGTCTCAAAAAGGATGCATATCACGTCAGGTGTGGCTGGGGAGCTGTGCACACAAAGGCTTTCATATCAAGCTCATCTCGTTGAATTCAATGAGTGGCATCATCACATCCACAAAACAAACCTGAACTATTTGGCATTTCCTATTTGAATGAGTAATAGATTAAATGTTGTTGATTACTTAGTGAACTGGGCAACGAGACATTGAGATGTTTTTTTCCAACGGTGAATTAAGATACATGTCAACAGCGGCAAGAGGGTtgggcgtcttgctcaaggttAGCCCGCAAACTATCAGGATCGATCCCGGTTCCATCCAGCTCAGGGTTGTCTTGAAACACTATCGAGCGGCGCCCAGTTTAAGCTAAATGTTGTGGCTGTTCCAGGTGTGCGTGTCTCACCGACTGCTGTGTCCTCAGAGAGGCTGAACAGAGCCAGGTTTCCATTCTGGATGTAGGGTCCGTTGTCGTAGAAATACGGAGCGAAGTCAGCTTGTGCtgtgaagaaagaaagagagggatgctGAGCAAACTATGGAAAAGGGCGTCACTTCCCATATGCCATCACACTCGTTCAGCAAAAGACTTTCACCATCAATTATTTCATAATTTCTTCAATACTGTGCTATAAATTAtcgaaacacacaaccacacacacacacgcccacaatTACACAATGTTTTTATATTCCTTGCAAAGGATGCTTGGTCGATAAGGCAAATTCTTTGTTTTCTGTTATGTGAATATTTCTCATAACACAGCATGTATTTGATATtcttctaaatatcccttgaaccACCGAGTATAAGCCAGGTAGAAGCTAATCTACTACGGCTATTGGAGCCTGAAGCCCCCTGCCTGCTCTATCCCTCTGACTGGGATTACAGGTGAGTTACGTCAGTGTCCTAAAATACCCTTTCTGTGTAAAGGGAAAGACATACCTAGTCTCGGAAATGCTATACGATCATAACAATACCAAGAAACCTGACATTAACAAGCCTATAAAACAAATGCAACAgatgaaaaaaacaatacaataacaataatagtacaATAGTTAGAGACAATATAAACACTCACATGTGACTGCTAGGAAAGTTAGCAATGATAGAATTGAATAGCAAAGGAGCAAAAAAAACAGGACAAACTTAACGTAAATGCATTCACAATGAACCGTTAACTCAAAtgacaaaccaaacatcataGATTATTCTAAATATATCATccattttttttacagttttccTCTTTTGTCTGAACAACTCACCAATGCAGAAGTGCACCACTGTGACAACAattgaaatatttaacttcttCGCAATCTTCATCCTAAGGAACAAGATGGTTGAGTCGCACCATGAAGAAAGACGGCCGGAAAGAGAGTGTTTGGCATGTAATGTCCGTGTCGAGGTGATGGCAATCCGCTAGAGCAAGAGGTAGATCTTTGTACCAGTGATCACTAGAAAGGCTGAGACAGTCTCTAACAGGTTAATCCAATGACACATCTTAGTCTCACGAAGAGCCACTCATAGGGCCTTACAGTCATACCAGCACAGATCCTCACAGAGGAGAGAAGGACAAGGCCTTGGGCAAACATACTCAGTGTTGACAGGTATTCTGTTCTATATATTTATTCGCATAAAGTTTAGAAATGTGTACAGTTATAACAATGATTATGCATGATCTTCTGCAGCCTAATGTGTTATCTTTTGTTGtcttgtgttgttttgtctggttgtcaatttattttaattttttttacctgTTATGTTATGGAATATAACGTAATACCTCTATTACCTatattttatcatttttatattatttatataataatgataatatcgTGCCATAATGTAGCATACAATTGTTTCAATTAAAAATCAAATCATTCAATACATTACTCAACAAAAGAGCTCTTTGTATTCAACAGTTTTCCTCATGTTTTAAAACTTAACTGCAAACATGTTCAATAAATGACAACGACGAGGACATGGTGTTTTTGATATAAAGAAAAATACCGGTGGTGCCGTGTCTGGCTCCCCAATGCACATGGCAGGAGGCTTCAACCTGTCCATCAACTCTCATCATAAGTCTACTGATGGCTGCGCCTATAGTGCTCAGCATCTGCTCTGCAGGCCATAGCCATCTGTCCACCTCGGAAACAAACTGAAACAAcctatattttatataataaatatatgaatttcAATTGATGTGATTGCAATCCATGGCATAGGTGAATGCAGTGTTCTCTGTTTTCATTAGAAAATGACGTTGGGTTTTTATCACAAAACTTGGAAATTAAGGATTTATGGGACTGTAGCACAAATTAAGATTGTTCAGAGGTTCAACAGGATCTTTgattatatttctttatttctttccctcttttgttttttattgatttccGTCTCACCAACAAGTGTAGAGTCGAAAATCTTATCACACTGGCAAGTTTCCCGTGGTATTTAAGGCACTGAGGCTTAATGGCGTTGTTTGATAATCTTAATCAGCTGCGTGGGGTGTACTACAGAAGGCAGGTGTTGCATAATTCTCCACCACTGATCCTATTTCCACAGATAACatccaccacaacaacaaagatcACTTTGTCGTCCACACATCTGTTGGCTGCTCAGGCTAGGTTTCGAAAACTACCGTCAAAGAATAGACTCCAGCATGTGACCTAAAGGAAAACGTAAAGCATTGAAAAAGAAAGTGGTAACACTTGACAAAAAGGTTACATTCATTAACCATGACATAACAATAGTCAATGCAGTAAATAGCATTGGTTAACAATGAATGaattaacagttaactaatggtcGAGTAATCATTGGCTAATGGTTTTCATGTTTACTAAGGTAGTAGAAGGTTAGATGTGCTATATAATAATGTTTATTACGGCATTAACTCATTTTAAtgaatggttaaataatgtaCCTTTATTCTTTACAGTTTGTTGCATTGTAGTACAACACTGTAGTGCAGATACCATTCAGTAACATAAGACCAACTATTTTATAAAACCGTAATTATTGCACTGAAAACACGGTTTCGGTGTAGACACGAACAAAGGAGAAAACAAATGATGATCTGTAAGAGAATGGATGCGTTTGCATGCTAACCTTACATGTTCCATGTTCCATGTTGCATACAAAGGATAAACCTTTTTCTGTGCATTTTTATGGAAGGGAATCAAATCTGCTTTCTAATCCATCTGGCATCAGCCAAATACTACACATCGACCCTTAACCCCTAAAGAACAGGCCAGTCTGTCTGGTGGGGGTAGAGAGTGACTGATGAATGAATTACTTACACAGGGAATTTTACACAAAAGAGGGTTGAATACAAAAGTAAGTCTATGTGCGAAGGATGTTAACATTGTTCACACAagacacatacatatgtaatTTGTCCTTTGTCCATTGCAGCCACCCCGAAGGTCACAAGCCAGTTCATGAGATATACATGTTGTTAGTTCTAATTTTTTTCAatctaatataaataataaataatatataataataagtGAAAAAATTGCAatgtgattgctgtgtaaagttATAGGTTGATTTTTGTACGATCACTCAGCCGACCGCATGAGACCACCTACCGACTTCAAACTCTGAGTGACAGTGGGCAAGGCCCTGGTTTCAGGTTTAAATCCCGGACTGCTGGCAGATGGCAGCGGCCTTCAGATTAACCCGCTGCTCTTCAACCCATGCTAGGCTTGTAAGGCAGCCCGGGCCAGTCTGTGGTTGAGACCCCGGGTCATTCAGAAGCTCAGAAGTTAAGACTTGTATTAAAGAAAATACAACTACATGTGATCTCAGAGTATTAATGTTGTATTATTGGTTAATATCAGTTATCCTAAAAACACCTGTCTGGGAATAGTAAGTAAGTATTGTCTGATTTTATCAGGTGGACTTTTTGTAAAACATAAATACCCAACATAGTCCTATATGTCCTCCAATGGGCAAATTCTAAAATAAATCTAAACCAGTGATTTGAATATAATATGACGAGGTGATCGCACAACTCTTTTGCCCATCTCGTCATCTTCTTACTTTCTTATCCCCTGTCTACAAACACACCAGCATGCACTGGCCCATGGGAAATCTCACCGGGAGCCCAACGCAAAAAGCATCAGCATCCCTCACTCTGCATCATCTGGGGAGATTAGAGACGTCAACGCACAGCCATGACAGACCTTCGTCAAATAGGATCAGTATTGCCTCTttttttccctcactctctccattcTTATCTGCCTAAATCTACCATCGTCAGGCCATCGCAGAACGATATCCCATAATATCATGTCTGGCGGTGCCCAAAAGGGGTATGGTCTCATGTCATGGGAGACATGGAAGCTAATAGACTTTTCAGTCAAGAAACAATACAGATAGAACACGGAAATAAACAtgttgatgataataataattttatcaCACAAGAGGATATTTCTGACAGTTCATGGATATCATTTCAAAGGTAAAtgtgataaataataataaaaaagtagcATAACCTATCCTATTATAAATAGGTTGATCTTCCAGGATATTTTTACGTTTAAGATTATTTCTAAGAAATGATTTGTGTTTACAATTCCAAACAGGTTGTTTACCAGGATAACCAACCTGTCGTTGTAAATAGAATAATCTTGAATGTGCTCCAAAATGTCACGGTAACAAACCAATTGAATGAGAGGGATAAAATATGTGCTTCTTAAAATGGTGTTGTTTTTATAAAACAGGAAATCGATGTTATGAAAAATTGTGAACAATAAATAATGTTACCGGTTTGgtaggattttttttatctatgaATAACCTGTGAATCCAGAATACCTGAGCTCAAGCTACCCATTGGACTTCACTGTTTtggattatcattattattaatgataatCTGTGGTGCGGTTTGCCTGGGGTGGAAGGGTTATCTTTTAGTTCTGCTCCACCCCCAAAACTAGGTCACTCTTTTAATCCCACCATGTACAGTAGAGACAGATCAAAAGTAGTCTTTTCGTTTTTGTCAAACTGCAAGCATAGACAGCTTAGTGGTAATGGAAACAGTCAGAGTCTCTCTTAgcaataatatacaatattttCGTATCTGTTACTCGTTcagtgtatttgtatttttttttctatcaaaGAGCAAAGCTACTTTTCCCAAATTTACCAAACATGAATTGTAGGCGTATTTCTTAGTGTGGGTATGTTAACACTACATAAATAAGCCTTCTTGCTGAAAGAGGTACCGCTGGTGCGGATTCTTGTCCGTTGCTGCCACCAGGTGGTCAAAAGCAGTAGATGGAGTTGGGCTTCCGTTAttttcattaattcattcactAAATATCAGAGCaaatttgaagaaaaaaaatagatttagATTTAAAGATGTATAATTAATTGCTTTGGAAATCAAATGAAAACAATTTGTTAAAATTGTGTAGGAAATATATATGGGTAGCAAATTAAAGATAACCTATGGAACAGTGCTACCGATAAAGGGATGGGTTTGGTGCCACAACCAGTAATCTAGGTTTGCAATCGGACGTTACTGTGAATAAACTAAATGCAATCAGGCCAAAGGAAGAAAAGCAGTTTCTACGCAACAGGTTTTAGAAAGATAACAGCACGTCCACAAGCCATTTTTTTGTGTGGAAGAAAACAACCCAAAAAGACCCCAAGGACTCCTTGTAAATTGGGCACCACGTGACCGTGCATGCATGTACGGGACTGAGGACAGCGCGTACGCGGCTCCCTGTGTAGCCTCGACTACTGAGCAGCAGGGCGCAGGAAAAGTTACGGCAAAGTTCTTCATTCAATACGATTAGATTCCACTTTCACCGTTACGACTTTCCCTAAAGCCATGCAGAGGTGTACAACGGCCACCGTAGCCTATTCATGAAAATACGCGTTTCATCCTTTTTTTgagatgaaataaaaaaagaaaacttttATTGTTACGCATTCGGACATTTCACTGAGAGACGACATGTGTAAAAGAACACCTCCCTGAGGGAGCGACGAGTTCCTGAAGACGCAGAAGCCTGGTCCAGTTTTCGTCCCTATTTCTCTTCACATGGGGGAAAGGATCCGGCATCTGTGGATACAATGGGGCAGTGTGTAGCCCCCAATGCAAAGACAATGCAGCAAGATGCTACGAGGGACACTCGGATGTATGATAGTGAACTGTGGCTCTACTGCCGAGGAGCCAGATAAAGGTTTGTAGCTTGGTTTCTTTACCTTCCTTACCTTTTCCTGCATCTTTCTGAGGCTGTGCGTGTAAAACCAGCTCGGACACGACAGGCTATATTCCACGCAAATAATCATAGTTTTTTTTGTGGGTTATACATTGCCAATCTACAGAAACATATGCAACATTATGAGATGAATACAAAATAATGGTGACCAGTCCGAATGAAGTGGAAAGTATATCTTCAGCGTAAGCAAGGGAGATCCTTACGATATTGTCAGTGCGACCACCTatcacacacctcccccctatccacacacacaaggggcTTGTGTCTGTTGAATGAAATGTTGTTACTTTGGGTATGTGGGTTATATTGTTGTAATGTCAAAGAAACACACATCGATTCATAGACTAATTCAACAtgacgatgaagatgatgaataataaaataaataaaccccaTCACAATTATCAGTTAAATTCGACAAACTAGTGGGCGATGGAAGCTTATCATCAGCCATTTAGTCAACGACATCTCCATGTGGAACTGCCTCAAGGCCTTGAAGGCAACCATTAACGTAATATGTACTGAGATGATAAACACGGTGATGTGTATTTCTGCTCCAGCAGATAGTCAGAAATTGCCATACGCTTCAGTGAGTGTTGAATATGCAAAAGCCCTCCGCCGCAAACGCGCCTTCAGCCTGACAGTTTGATGGCTGTGGTGGAATAAGCTCAGATAAAAGACACTAGTTTCACAGAAGCATCATCGTAGGATTATACGCAAGTGTCACTCATAACACCAATTATGTGTCCGCTCCTTTTATGTACCAAGGCACGAGTACTAGTCTAAACTAGTGAATCTCTTCTACCCGTGCCGTGGTCCATAGAAGgagcagacccataattagtgttatgagctACACTAGTGTTTGTACTACGATGACGCCTCTCACACATGAACTCATCAAAGGCTTGAAAAGTGTCTTCTCCGTTATTTGCAGAGATCCCACTGAGTCTCCCTGATTTGACAGGTCCAGCTAATCATTAAAGCGATACTGTATGTGTTTTGGCATCACTCCGCTTGCTGAAAGATACTTGCTGGTGACTGTTTATTGAGGCTGGTATGTTTGGCATGAGGTGAGCAATATACATTGCAATGCTCTATATATGTCTGGGCCTGGAAGGATTATAGACCCTATAGCCCTTCCAGGCCCAGACATGTTAGTAGCGTTAGCTCATCCTGTGCACATTAACAATTGTATGTATCAGGAAGAAAAACTGAATGGGACTATTCACATGTCGGTGCCTGTTCAACGTTTAACTCTGTTTAACTCCTGCTGCTTAATGGGCGGTTGTGATTCATGTAAAGTAAGCTTCCGGGCATCGGCAAGCATGCATTAATAACTGTGGATTTGTTCCCTCTGTATTTGCATACTCCAAGGGATGTTTTTGGTTAACATGCTATAACAAGCCTATACATTATCCATATGAAGTATAATGTATCTATATGTACTAACATTATCAATTACATCACATTCAAATTAGGGTAGGTGGCTTGGTGACACCAAAAGGGAAATCTAGATTTAGTAAAGATCCCACCCATCTTCCCTTCAGGCCTGCCTCCAAACGCACTCCCCAAAAACAGGCGATTAGCTGACTAGCTTCAGCAAAAGGTATGCCTAGTCTTGTGGAAGACTCTGGTCATGCGCAATGAgagcacacaatcagtgcacaGGTGCACAGGTAAGTAGGTAGAACAAATTATTTGATTACCAGGTAGGCTAGCCAGTCATTTCCTAAGGGCCTGCGACAGCCACAGACACCACATTGTTTGCTTTTTTGGACAGAGCATTTTAAATATTGATTGCTCTTGGTGTGTAAAGagtatatatacaaatatgacaaaaaaagtTTCTAAAATAAGTCACCTGTGCTTGCTTATTATGCCCTAAAATTGGACTTCTCTTGGATCATCTTAGTTTACTTTAATGTTTTTACATTGAGTAGTAATCATGGCCTTTTTTCCTGATTCCAGACTCAGGCTTCGTCCATAACATCACAAGACATGAAAGGAGCGCTGAGAAATGAGTGAGCTGACGTATGCATGACAACCCCCCCATCTATCAACACACAACTCCAACGGTCTCTTTAGTCAATCCAAGAATCCCCACTCATTATGAAGACCAAGTATGCCATCGTCTTCATCTTTATCGTGGCCCTGGTCATCATCGAGAAGGAGAGCAACATACTGTCAAGGTATTTGGATGAATCAACCCTGAATGCTGAAATGTGTTAATTTTCATGAATCACAATGGTCAGGCTCTTGAGGAAGACAAGGGTGTTTTGCTTAAAAAACTTTACACCAATTGAACCAATAATAATGCTGATAATGCTGTTTACCCCTTCCTGTTAGGGCCACCAATAAAACCCTAAAACAATTATAAAGGAGGGCTGTCGTTTCCTAGACTGGTCGCAAATGTCCAGTGACAGACGCATCCCTTGGCTAGTATAAACCAATACAatactatttagtcatttagaagACACACTTATCCAAAGTTAATAACTGTTCATTTTAATTTATGCATCATTGATTGATtaggaagtaggggttttgacATTTTGCTCAGATCACCTACAGGTATGCTGTGAACATTATGGGTGGGAGtccaacaccctaaccactaggcAATCATGTAATATCAATAAGGGCTGAAATCGGAAATCTTACGAAACAACTCAATTGTATCGGggacataatgtgtgtgtgcttttgatcCATGATAATCCATTGCAGAACTCTCAATAGGGTGTCCGATAAGCTGACCCAGAGGCAGACTCCATTGCAGACGTCATCCAGCCCCATGTACGAAAACGAAACGACCCAAAATGCCCTCGCTGACGACCAGGACCCGAGAGATAGAGCTATGGGAAACTACAACGCCAGCGACCCACACAAGCACATCCTGCTCATGGCCACCACCCGGTCGGGCTCCTCGTTTGTGGGGGAGTTCTTCAACCAGCACGGCGGGAACATGTTCTACATGTTCGAGCCCCTCTGGCACATCGAGCGCAAGCTGGCCGACGCGGCAGAGAGCGGGAACGTCACGGGGTTGACGGAGATGTACCGGGACGTTCTCCAGGGGCTCTTCCTGTGTGACTTCGGCTCTCTGGAGAGGTACATCTCGCCGGCTCCTCAGGACCACGTCACCGCAGCGCTGTTCCGTAGAGAGTCCAGTTCGTCGCTCTGTGAAAAGTCGGTTTGCTCCCCCTTCGTTAAGGACATTTTCGAGAGGtatagtattttttttcttcggTGGCTATTCCGTTGATGTACTTCGTTATGAGTTATTTGccgttaaaaaaataataataacacatctACAACTGTTGTCGTCGCAGGTACCACTGTAGGACCCGCCGTTGTGGCCCACTCAACCTGACCCTGGCGGCCGAGTCCTGCCTGTCGAAGAAACACCACGCCATCAAAACCGTGCGCGTGCGGCAGCTGGAGACGCTCCGGCCCCTGGTGGAGGACCCGCGCCTGGACGTCATGGTGATCCAGCTGGTCCGAGACCCGCGGGCCGTCCTGGCGTCCCGCATGGTGGCCTTCTCGGCCCAGTACCAGACGTGGAACTCCTGGGCGCAGGAGGGCGACGTGCCCGAAGACGTGGAGCAGGTGAAGCGCTTCAAGGGAACCTGCGACCAGATCAGGATGTCGGCGGAGCTGGGCCTGGGTCTGCCCAGCTGGCTAAAGGGACGCTACATGCTGGTGAGATACGAGGACATCGCGCACTTCCCCATGCAGAAGGCGGAGGAGATGTACAAGTTCACCGGGATCCCGTTCAGTCCCCAGGCCAAGAACTGGATCCTTAAGAACACCCAAACCACCAGGGGGGCGAGCGGGGTCTACTCCACGCAGAAGAACTCCTCGGAGCAGGCGGAGAAGTGGCGGTATCGCATCCCCTTCAAGCTAGCCCTGGTGGTGCAGAAGCTGTGTGGACCCGCCATGAAGATGTTTGGGTATAAGTTTGTGGATAGCGAGACGGCGCTGCTGAACAGGTCCCTGAGTTTGCTGGAGGAGAGACGGTTTGGCTTCTCACAGGATTGACCAATCAATGATCAATGATCAATCCTGTGATCAATCTCACAGGATTGATCCTAGGACCAAACAGGATGTAGGACGGTTAGCAACAGGGAAGGAGATTGAGGTGGATTTTGTGCGTACCAAGGTGTAGGTAAACAAGGGTCGGACGATGAACTGCATTACTGACTCCGACTGGATATTTTTGGATCGTATTTAACTTTTCATTTGACCATGAAATGCAAAGAAATTAAAGCTTTGTCGTTTCGTGCCTCATGTAAACATAAGGGATGTAGTGCACTTGAAGACCAGTTCATGTTTTAAATGGGAAACTTGGAAAAAGAAGATAAGTATTTATTGTGAGATTTTAAGCTCTTTTATCAGtctatattttatatgattAGGCTTGAGGAGTCGCTTTCAGTGCTGAGTGAAACCGTAACCGCACCGCGACCGCCACATGTCCAAAGCCCTGGAGGCTCTTCGTCGGAGCGGTTAAATGGTCAGGTAACTCTATTCGCTTGGAGATAGTCAGGTTTACCGTACCAagtttgaaatatttttttttaagtcataCACGAATCAGGATGGATACGTTTGGGTGTACAATAGATTACAAGGTTGGTCAGGCGAAAGGGTTAAAAAGGGAATCTTAAACTTATACCCAAAGGTAAAAGACAGGTCAATATGACGTGATCTCTACGTCAATTCCATTTATCCGACACCGTAGTGAATTCATTTGTATTAATGCAGATGTATTGGTAGAAATATCTTA harbors:
- the chst3a gene encoding carbohydrate sulfotransferase 3a isoform X1, with translation MKTKYAIVFIFIVALVIIEKESNILSRTLNRVSDKLTQRQTPLQTSSSPMYENETTQNALADDQDPRDRAMGNYNASDPHKHILLMATTRSGSSFVGEFFNQHGGNMFYMFEPLWHIERKLADAAESGNVTGLTEMYRDVLQGLFLCDFGSLERYISPAPQDHVTAALFRRESSSSLCEKSVCSPFVKDIFERYHCRTRRCGPLNLTLAAESCLSKKHHAIKTVRVRQLETLRPLVEDPRLDVMVIQLVRDPRAVLASRMVAFSAQYQTWNSWAQEGDVPEDVEQVKRFKGTCDQIRMSAELGLGLPSWLKGRYMLVRYEDIAHFPMQKAEEMYKFTGIPFSPQAKNWILKNTQTTRGASGVYSTQKNSSEQAEKWRYRIPFKLALVVQKLCGPAMKMFGYKFVDSETALLNRSLSLLEERRFGFSQD
- the chst3a gene encoding carbohydrate sulfotransferase 3a isoform X2, yielding MKTKYAIVFIFIVALVIIEKESNILSRVSDKLTQRQTPLQTSSSPMYENETTQNALADDQDPRDRAMGNYNASDPHKHILLMATTRSGSSFVGEFFNQHGGNMFYMFEPLWHIERKLADAAESGNVTGLTEMYRDVLQGLFLCDFGSLERYISPAPQDHVTAALFRRESSSSLCEKSVCSPFVKDIFERYHCRTRRCGPLNLTLAAESCLSKKHHAIKTVRVRQLETLRPLVEDPRLDVMVIQLVRDPRAVLASRMVAFSAQYQTWNSWAQEGDVPEDVEQVKRFKGTCDQIRMSAELGLGLPSWLKGRYMLVRYEDIAHFPMQKAEEMYKFTGIPFSPQAKNWILKNTQTTRGASGVYSTQKNSSEQAEKWRYRIPFKLALVVQKLCGPAMKMFGYKFVDSETALLNRSLSLLEERRFGFSQD